The Macaca fascicularis isolate 582-1 chromosome 5, T2T-MFA8v1.1 genome segment AGGAATatatgtcctaatccctggaacttgTGAATGCACCCTCTGTgccaaaaagtaaaagaaaaaagaaaagcaaagatatTAATAGACGTGACTAAGTTAAGGATCTTAAGATGGGCAGGTTATCCTGGATTCCAgtgggccctaaatgcaatcacatatATTCTTAAAAGAGTGGGCATAGGAGGAGAAGGTAATGTGACCAAGGAGACAGAGATCAGAACGATGGGGCCACAAACCAAAGGATGCTAGCAGCCACCAGATTAAGGAATGGATTCTCCCCCAGAGCCTATGGAGGGAAGgtggccctgctgacactgtGATGTCAGCCCAATGACACTACTTTCAGacctccagaactgagacaatacatttctgtagttttaagCCATCAAGTATGTGATTATTTTTTAGGGAACAAATACAAGTTTCAATAAATGCCACGATACGATGGCCAAGTCTTCTTTCTCTTGGGAATCTGAATTGAGAGGTGCAGAGTTAGCCAGGCAGCCGGGAGCAGGAAATGCAGTTGGAATGAGGCATACACTGAGCAGCTGAGGAAGAACAGGAAAAAGTGACACACAAGCTGAAACAGTAAGGACACAGAGGGTATGAGGCTGAGCAGACAGAGTAAAAGTTAAGAACAGGCCAGTTAGGATCACAAGCATACACAGAAAGCAACAGCAATGCCACCAAGGTATCCACGGAGTCCTTGAGAGAGACTGAGGGGGGACAGCTGCCAGTCACAGGGCTGCTGTTTCTAAGAGACCCGGCTGTGCTGGTATTCCTAATCTTGGATGCCTATAAGGTCCTTTCACATTGGCCTCCATGCATCCTTAAAGTAACCCTTCCAACACCCTCTACCAGTTCACTCTTATTTGAGCTACCTTTAGTGAGGTATATGTTACACAGAATACCTCACTATGGCAACCGGGTATATGTTACACAGAAAATAAGTGTAGATTTATCCTacagtggctgggcacggtggctcacacctgtaatcccagcactttggaaggcctacatggcgaatcacttgaggtcaggagttcaagaccagcctggccaacatggtgaaatcctgtctctactaaaaatacaaaaattagccaggtgtggtagcaggtgcctgtaaccccagctactcaggaggctgaggcaggagaattgcttgaacccgagaggtggaggttgcagtgagctgagatcacaccattgcactacaacctgagtgacagagtgagactccgtctcaaaaaaaaaaaaaaaaaaaaaaaaaaaaaagacgtatcCTACAGTATGGTTTGGGTAGACTATGACTATGCCCTTAATTAGCATGATTTCTCAGGTATCCAGAATGAAAAAATGGGACAAGCctttaaagaaataagagaattTTGGTAagataaatgtggtatatactaCCTATTACTAACTTTTCTAGACCATTTTTAATTACTGCCATCTTAAGCAATGCCTGTTACCAGAGATGGGTGATAAATCATGTTTTAGGAATGAATATATCATGAATCAAGTCTTCTACCAGGtaccaacaaaaaacaactaataACATTACTGATCAAGTGACTCCCATAATTAGTTAAACTCACCATACCAGTCTCCATATTAGGTGGATTAAGATAAATATGTGGATTTCTAATGTAACCATCTTTGTATGGTTCATCTGGAAAGTGATAAGCATTAGACCTTTTGAAATAGGGTCTGTCATGAGGCAGTTTGAAGAGATCATGTAACTCCTAAAATAAGTCAGaatcaatggaaaaagaaaaaatgttggtGATTTAGATTCCTAGTcaataaataaactaaagatgttataaaacacagaaaattatataTGGGTTATAAAAGTTTCCAAACACTTATGGTTTAATTCACTAACATCAAAGATAGTGAAAACTGAACTAAAAccaagatttattttcatttacgtCTGTATCTGGGTAGAAACTGGAAGGgaacagagaaaaatgaatataaattgttaCAGTAAGAGaactgagataatttttaaataattattataacatAGTCTGTTAAAATACATCCAGGCTAAACACTGGCTTTGAAATAGCcttgtaaatgaataaattataattaacaataattatatcaaagtattttgaaaaatcatgTCTAgagtgctttacaaatattttatattttaagtggtAGTGATTAAGCTACAGAGTAGAAGTTAGTGGTCTAAAACCAACCAATATGGcaggaaaataaatacacatacatgtttaaaatgtgatattttcccaactatataaaaacatgtaatagctactttaaaattttgacatgTTCTTTAGCATATCTTGTGCTCTAGTGGTTTGAAAAGATCAGCTCCTGTAGCTGCTGCTTCTACAAACCAAGTCACCGCCACATACAGAGGGTCAGGGTATCACGTTTCTCCCTAAGCACAGAAATTAGGAAGATGCTCCGTGGTCTAATTTGATGAGTTCTAAGCAAGTCCACATACCAAAAAGATGTACTCCACAACCAGCCATTTTGCCAGTAAACCTCATTACTCTGAATGCTGGTGATGTTTTCTCCCAAATTCCTCTAATAAAGCCCAAATAACCTTACTGGTGGAGTATTACCATAAACCCTATTCAGAATTAGCATAAGTTATCATTTTCCTTCCCTAATTGTAATCTTGTCTCTTTCACAAACCTGGAAGTTATAGAAATTTGTTTACACCAGCTACTTTAGGCAGGTAAGCAccttttcatttctatgtttcattagggaaaaatattaaaatttcacagAATATATGAACCACACCgagcatttaaaattaaaatgttacatacAGGttcaacataagattttttcactAATACTACTTAAAGTTTCATgagaacagaaattaaataatGTGTAAAATGAACAGTCTAACTTCTACACTTTTAAGTTAAATCACAAAATCCCTTCCATTTAGtggaaatatataattaaatacaaaatgaatgATAGTCATTATTGTTTTTTCTAAGAATAAATGAACTGGTTTTACCTTCCTATAGGCCTGCAGCTGGCCATCTGGTATTCCTGAAGGATAGGAAATTgttacaagattttttttccctggtAATAAAAAGTGCAGTGGTTCAGGGACCACAATAGACGTTcctttcatatatttcaaaatacatttttccatGTCAGTTAGTTGATTATGAATTGCATCAACTAGGAGTTTACGAACTCTGTGGGGGGAAACATATAAGTGTATTAACAAAAGTTATAGTGGCTACAATAAAGAAAAGTACAGAGCTAATATATTCTTAATATAGTAAAAAACTTGATTGGACCAGGTTTGCTAAAGGAAGTCTGAATTATGCATTATAAAAGAAACTGTATATTTGCTCTTGTGGATAAAGGGAAATCCTCCAGGTTTTAGCATGCTACCCACCCTACTTCCTCCAAATAACCATTTAACTAATAGATGGCTCTTAGGTTAATAATAAACAAGGAGAAAATCACACCTTAGGTATGCCTACAGGATACAGAAACATGGGTTTGGGGAAGGGCCCTGATTTAAATGTGGCAGTGGTACTACAAAAATACTTACTTTCCCCATGTTTCTTCTGGAGCAACAGATATAACTGCATCGACAGGTAAAGTCATATTAACATAATGGTGTCCTCCGCTTTCCCTTTCAATGATGGGCGTTACAGCTGCCAGGGAGGTTGACATTTCCAGCATAAGATCTATATTTACTATTTGATGCTATACAGATAAACAGGAATAGTCAACTTGTAGTATATTAAACACTAAATATAAAGAGTAAGTAAAAagacttttcaaaaatgtattttttattaagaaaaaaaatttaagactaGTCAAGTACAGTAGTGAAAAGGGGGGAGAGAGTAGAGAACAAGGAGTTCAATCTGTAACTGGCTGTGAATGGTCAATTGAGATAACTCACTACCCCCAGACCAGCCAGTAAAAGGACTTTTAAAGGATAGTATATAAAGCGGTACTACAGTAAAAAGATTAAAagcacaaatattattttaaaaagaaattactttttgcttcaaaataatgtgGGGAGAGGGATTAAGAAGTAAAGATGAAATCAGACTGGCCATGTGTTGATAAACATTAAAACCATGCATAGGTTCACTGGGGTTCATTACATGATTCTCTCCACTTTTATattgacttaaaatttttaaaaaatcaaatgaacatAAACTAACCACACACCAAAGGAACTTTCAAACATGTAACTATGTACCCCTGGTCTAATACATAAATAACTATAAACAAATACTGAATTCTACTTTGTAGGTTTGATTTTTACAGGGGTATGGAACAATTCTGAAATTTACACTAAacaaattttgcaaaatattgAGGATCCTGGGAGACAGACTTCTCACTGGGAAAAGGTCAAGCACTCTAGGGTTGAAGTGGAACTAGAGGTATCAATGTGATTTACATAGataaaaatgaatgtattatatgtgtgtgtgtgtgtggacagtCTAAATGTCTAAAAGTTTGTGCCCTTGGAAAAATGACTGATTCCCCAGCTAGAACAGGAAAAACACATGTTGCACCTGGAAAAAAGTAGGAAGTGCCCAAAATTACAATGTTAGAAAGGCACCGGAGCCAGCTTGAAGAAGCTTCTATTGGCCAAATCTTGGAAAATGTGAGCATCAAAATAACTAATGATAGTACCAGATTATAAACTACTGTATAAAATAAGAATCCATGGCAGATAATACAGAAGGAAATGATAGATTTAGAAAAATCACCACTTTGTAATCACCAGGTTAATACTGGATTCTGGCAAAAAttatcaatggatgctaaaagtGGTGGGTAAAAATCTGATGAGGACTAAAGTAAGATACATATGTAGTATCAAAGTTTCTTCCCACAAGATACTAATTATAAGGGAAAAAACAGTACCTTTACCACGGAGAAAACTGGTGGATGCCATCTTAGGTAAGTGAAGTTAACCTCACCAATAATAGGAACAGACTGATAACTGTTTCTCTTTCATATGATGTGCTGAGGTCACAACATCGCTTCTGTGGTATCCCTGCCAATAATACATGACCTAACTCTAATAGCAAGGAAGcataaaacaaatccaaaaggAGGAACAGTCTTAAAAAGAACTCACCTGTACCCCTCAAAATGTCAAGCTCCAATTACTGGTAATTTTCAAATCATTGTATCCAGCCCATAATTATTTTGTGCATTCCACATCTGTAAATCTAACAGCTCATCTGTACATCTTACTGAGGTCTTAAACATGGCCCAAACCAACCTCATGTCCTCCTCACCTTCCATCTTTACCCACGCAAGAAACTGATCTTGCCAGTTAGTTTCCAAGCAGAATCCACCGTATCCCTAAATATCTCTCGTATCCAATCCCTTTTCTGTATTTCCATAGCTAGTGGTTTAGTTAGGCCTCTTCTAAAGAGGCCTGTGCCCACCTCTCCAGCCTTATGTCCACCCATTCTCCCTCTACTAGCCTGGAAACACTGTAGTCATATTAACTTTGTACAACTTCGTGCCTTGAAGAAGCATCTCCATTTTTTATCTTCAACATCTGTTAAAAGTTTGTGGCACATGGCAGGTACTCAGTAATATTGGTTCAAAAATCAACAGaaccagccaggtgcggtggctcatgcctgtaataccagcactttgggagcccgaggcaggtggatcacctgaggtcaggagtttgagaccagcctggccaacatggtgaaatcctgtctctactaaaaatacaaaaattagccgggcgtggtggcgggcacctgtagtcccagatactcagaaggctgaggcaggagaatcgcttgaacccgggaggcggaggttgcagtgagccgagattgtgccatgggactcccgcctgggcaacaagagtaaaactccatctcaaaacacatacacacacacacacacacacacacacacacacaaaagcaacaGAACCAAGAATagtgtgaagaaaaataaatcatttactatttattttatgtgGCACAGTGTGTCACTCTGTCATGATTCAGAATGCCTcgatttaatttaaataatttataaatgtattcagGCTGTTTTATTTTCATGGGAGCAGAGAAAACATTACAATAACAACCCTTTTGAGATTATGTATTATAATGAGACAAAAGTTGAGATATGTAAGACAAATAAAACTTTtggcaagtcatttaatctttttgGACATCAATATTCTGACCTATGATAAGAGGGTtagattaaattatttctaaggTTGCACTCAGTTCCAAATTCaaagatttaacatttttatcagtAGAGAAGACAGATGGTTTGCTTACCATGTCTGATAATTTTTTGTCCTTCTTTCTCATGAATTTTCGTTTTATATCTTCTTCCGGCTcaaatctaaatttttaataCACAAAGACATTTATAATATGAAATgatgttttgaaaacatttctagAAATCTTCAAACGTACTCACTGAATAAAGCGCAGTATGTTCTTACAAGCGGAAGCATCAGTCAGTTCTCCAGGAATGGTGTTTACGTCACTGCTAGGCCATATATACACTGAACTGTGGCAAATTCTGAACACAAGGGCGTTTGAAGAAAGCTTGGTTGACAGGTCACTCAACACATGTTTCAGTGCCTTCTTGagaaaaatttctaaattaaaagaatataaatagaagttaagaaaaacaaaattttcaacaTGAATGGTtccaaacatacacaaaagtagagcATAGTAAAACTCTCAATACCCATTCCCCCCccatattaaataattatttaaaaattttttgcctatctttttaaaaaattgagacaaaattcacagaccacaaaattcattcttttaaagcaatttagggcttttagtatattcataaggTTTTATAATCATcactaattctagaacattttcatcactccaaaaagaaaccctgtacctacCAGCAGGCATTTCTCATTCCCCCTACTTTTCtcaaattgaaaattttctgatttacctcctatgtctttttttttcttttcttttttttttgagacggcgtctcgctctgtcacccaggctggagtgcagtggcgcgaactgggctcactgcaagctccacctcccaggttcacgcctttctcctgtctcagcctcccaagtagctggttctacaggtgcccgccaccacacctggctaatttttgtatttttagtagagacggggtttcatcgtgttagccaggatagtctcgatcccctgacctcgtgatccgcctgccccggcctcccaaagtgctgggattacaggcgtgagccaccgcgcccagccctcctACATCTTTTCTAATTTGCACATGGGTACTCCATGGGCTGGTGGAGATGCTGGAACACAATATCTAAGTTTAAATCCCATTCAATCCACTTACTAACTATATGATCTTAGTTTTTACCTCTCAGCTTcctttgcaaaatgaaaagaatttcagCATACTACCCATGGCAATTATTAACCTACTTTCttctttatggatttgcctattctggacatttcacataagtggaatcatatactatgtgactttttgtgtctggcttctttcactcggCATAATATTTCATCTGTattgtagcatgaatcagtatttcattcctttttatggcaggATAATATCCATTGTGTGGATACACCaattttgttattcattcatAAATTGATGTACATTTGTTTCCACTATTTGACTGTCATGTatatgctgccatgaacatttgtgcataAGTTCAGTTTCTGTGTGGatgtgttttcagttctcttgggtgaTCACCCAAAGTAGAATTTCTGAGTCACACGGCAACTCTCTGTTTAACACTTTCAGGAACGGCCAAGCTGTTTTCAGCAgccacaccattttatattcccatcagtaATGTATAAGATGCCAGTTACTATTAAAATAATGTACTACTTATAGCAATAAAACTATTGAGTGAAATTTAAATGTCTTAGTTCTTCTTCTCCTTGGACTATATCCCACTATGCCTATATAATCGAAGTTCTGTGTTCTCAAGTCACAGTTggtttttcttcctctgtatgGTTATGTCACCAACATGATATTtgctttagtttgtttttgttttcaaggaCTTCGTTTcaatggactttttaaaaaatatgtttgaatattcaaaaaattcgagtattttaatatttttgaatactCGACATATtcaatttggaaacatttttatgtttccaaAGTCAAAACAATATAAGAAGATATAGTCAAAGGGGACAATCTTTAAATACTCGCCTTAGCCTTACATTCCTAAATCCTAAGCCTATTTAACCTCgtagttaaatatttattcaatgacCTGATTCTGctcaaaaagtatttaaaaaataaataaataaataatgtccaCACTGGTATCTCGATAAATAAATACTTTGGGGCTATCGTACAGAAGAGATTATTCATAACAAAtcagatattaaaatatcttGATCTGTTTCAGAAAGCAGAATTTAAAGATTTTCAGTTGCACTACAAAAgacaaatgtaattttaaattagctTCTGTTTATCCCTAAAGGACTATTTGGTAAAGTTACCTAAAAAAAATTGTGAAGCCTTTAAAGTTAAGCATgtccattctctgtattttctcatTAATGAGAGTCCCTTTGTTGAGTGTTGACAGAGTTCGATTAAGGAGGAGGAATACAATAAGTCAGAAGACAAGTTCAAATATATTAATTACTAGGTAAAAAGTATCTGTAGTCCTTGTTGACATTTGATTGAGATTATCGACTGATTAATGGATTAATTCTACTTTGGAATAAGATTATGGTAAAGTATGTTTTCAGTTTATATCAAGTTGTGAAACGTAAGGTTTTATCCATAAAGtaacattttaggaaaaaactACACTCTACTAACAACATAGGCCTGAAAATGAGTGATTTAGTCCTTATAAAATGGTTCTCATATTAACGGCACATTCAAATTACCTAGAAAGCTTACTGATGCCTGGGTCTCTGTCCCAGAAATGTAGTTTAATGTAGTCTGGTGGTAGGGATGCAAATGTGGACCAAAACTGAGAACAATATATTGGTTGAAGGGATGGGTGGAAAAGAATATTCTgcaccctctccctcccttccacgGGGCTAGGAAAGGATGGCCAGCTGCAATCTCCTTCAAGGATTGCTGGTATCTGATCAGTTTAGgtgtctgtcccctccaaatttcatgttgaaatgggatccccagtgttggaagtggggcctggtgggaggcgttTGAATCATGGTCCCTCacgaatggcttggtgccatcctcacaGTAATAAGAATGAGTTCTCTTATCAGTTCACAAAAGAGCTGGTTCTTTAAAatagcctggcacctcctcccctctcttttGCTCCTTCTTTTGCCATGTGATACACTGCCCCCTcatttgccttctaccatgattgaaagtttcctgagcctcaccagaagcagatactggcaCTATGCtttttgtacagtctgcagaactgtgagccaaataaacctcttctttataaattacccagtcacaggcattcctttagagcaatgcaaaacagactaatacagtacttTTCATTCCTTATCTTTCTGAACTGCTCTGTGGCTTCTGGTACCACCAATTGTACTTTTCATGAGTGATTTCATTTATTATGACGGTGTTAACTATCATCCTTCAGAGACATGACATTCTCTAGCTCCAACTCCGACCACACTCTTCTAAATTTCTGACTCAGCCAAATGCCTGTTGGGAATCTGTACTCGACCTCCCACTGGcatcaaatgaaacaaaatctcAAACACAGCTCATCCCATTCCTCCTGATGTTCTTTATCTCAGTTTGTGACTGTTGTTCAAGTCAGCAACAGGAAGACATCCTAGAATTTGCTTCATATAAACCCTGTTGATTTTTCTCCCATAGAGTTCTTGTACTCATCCCCATATAATGTAGCATTTAAGAGAGTAGGTTCTGGAGACTCAGGATTATATATACAATTGCAAGTCTGTAATGTATAATTCTTGATGCACATTTACAATATGCTCATTGTggatatttacatttattgtgaCAATGAAGAGGGGAGTAAAGTTTCTTAAGAAAGGGAACATCTTTTTCTAATCTGCACAGAGGTGCGCCAGGGGCTGGTGGGTGTGCTGGAACACAGTGTCTAAGTCCCATTTAATGTACTTACTAACAATATAATCTTAGTTCATCCTATCTCTCACTCagtttcatttgcaaaatggagataatatcaGTAAATTTCACTAtcaattttctaataaaaaagaatttttcagaaGACCTACCATTAGGAGTAGCTAGCTGAAAAGCTAAATCAAGGCCTCCTCTTATTCTGAAGAGTATATCCATACTTTCTGAAATCACCTAGAACAAACAGAGATAAAGACAAACTCccttgtaaaacaaaacaaactcactttcatataaattaaaatctAACTGAGTTTAGTGTTAAGACATTAATTAATCTTGATTCTTCAAATTATGTCATGAGTTAAttcatggaaaaaatgaaaacaaaagcaactcCAAAATTTTAAATCAGGGGTTCTCAACCTTTGTTCTGTACTGAAATCACCCGGGGAGATTGAAATACTGATACCTGGGCTGtactcccagagattctgattaatTGGTCTAAGGCGTAGGCCTAGgcacagggatttttttttttttttttttttttttgagacagggtctcactctgtcacccaggctggtgtgcagtggagcaatctcagctcactgcaacctccgccacctgggtctaagagattctcctgcttcagcctcccgtgtagctgagattacaggcatgaaccaccacacctggctaatttttgtatttttagtaaagatgggatctcagaatattggccaggttggtcttggactcctggtctcaagtggtccgcccgtctcggcctcccaaagtgctgggattgcaggcgtgagccaccacgcccagctggcacagggatatttgaaAGTACCCTATGCCCCCATGCCAGTGATTCTAATGTGAacagttgagaactactgctttAAGACAATCTTTCTAAATTATAATCTTGACAGATTTAACAATGACAATAAAACATCAACAGTAAAGAACTAGTTTAAGAATGTGACAAGGCACTGAACCTAATATAAGAATACCAGGGAGTCAAGACAATGAGAGGAAACTAATACTGAGGGTGGGATACCAACTGGTGGAATTCTTCAGAGAATATGGCAGGAAGAATCAAAGGTTTATATTCATAGGCTTGATCTAGTGATATGCATTTAGAATCTTAGTcttagaaaaatctgaaaatcacACAAAGATTCAGGTATACGGATACTGACTGCCAACAACAGGagattggttttaaaaaaatgaatatcatACAGCCATAAGAAAACCATGTTTTTGCTGAAAATTAAAAGGCACAGGACAACGCTTACAACTTATAAAGGGAAAAGAGCACTTGCAAAATGGAACAGATCAGTTCTTAACTTGGATCCATATGCCGAGTTTGAGTTGGTTGATGATATATGACAAATGACATGTATcattgtgtgtgtacatatatacacacagatacacatattcatacatatatatacacacagatacacatattcatacatatatatacacacagatacacatattcatacatatatatacacacagatacacatattcatacatatatatacacacagatacacatattcatacatatatatacacacagatacacatattcatacatatatatacacacagatacacatattcatacatatatatacacacagatacacatattcatacatatatatacacacagatacacatattcatacatatatatacacacagatacacatattcatacatatatatacacacagatacacatattcatacatatatatacacacagatacacatattcatacatatatatacacacagatacacatattcatacatatatatacacacagatacacatattcatacatatatatacacacagatacacatattcatacatatctatacacacagatacacatattcatacatatctatacacacagatacacatattcatacatatatatacacacagatacacatattcatacatatatatacacacagatacacatattcatacatatatatacacacagatacacatattcatacatatatatacacacacagatacacatattcatacatatatatacacacagatac includes the following:
- the UFSP2 gene encoding ufm1-specific protease 2 isoform X1: MVISESMDILFRIRGGLDLAFQLATPNEIFLKKALKHVLSDLSTKLSSNALVFRICHSSVYIWPSSDVNTIPGELTDASACKNILRFIQFEPEEDIKRKFMRKKDKKLSDMHQIVNIDLMLEMSTSLAAVTPIIERESGGHHYVNMTLPVDAVISVAPEETWGKVRKLLVDAIHNQLTDMEKCILKYMKGTSIVVPEPLHFLLPGKKNLVTISYPSGIPDGQLQAYRKELHDLFKLPHDRPYFKRSNAYHFPDEPYKDGYIRNPHIYLNPPNMETGMICVVQGVYGYHHYMQDRIDDSGWGCAYRSLQTICSWFKHQGYTERSIPTHREIQQALVDAGDKPATFVGSRQWIGSIEVQLVLNQLIGITSKILFVSQGSEMASQGRELANHFQSEGTPVMIGGGVLAHTILGIAWNEITGQIKFLILDPHYTGAEDLQVILEKGWCGWKGPDFWNKDAYYNLCLPQRPNMI